The following is a genomic window from Nitrososphaerales archaeon.
AGCGATTGCAAAAAAACCTACGAACTTCTCGTGGGTTATTGAGAGCACGCTTGCAGGTAGCGGAATGCCTACTTCTAGGGAGGAACTTAACTGGGTTAGGGAGAATGGCATCAGAGCTGTTCTAACATTGACAGAGGAGCCATTGCCCGAAGAGTGGTTAGATGGCATTGATTACTTGCATGTTCCGACCATTAACGGCGCAGCGCCAGATATAGGAGATATCGATAGAGCAGTAAACTTCATAGACAGAAATTTGAAAAACAACAGAGCGACCATGGTTCACTGTGCAGCTGGTAAGGGTCGCACTGGCACGATACTTGTAGCTTACATGATGAAGTTCAGGAATATGGATGTAAGGCAGGCGATGGAAAGTGTAAGAAACAAACGACCCGGTTCTGTAGAAAATGGTTCGCAGGAGATAGCGTTATCTCTTTTTGAAAAATATTTGAGAAACAAGTTATAGTATACTGACACCATAATTTCAAGATCCCTGTTATTTAAGTATAGAATCGTTTTTCATTAGACCTTTTGCGTAATTAGAGATACAGTAATGCCCCTGGCTGCTTCCATGCCTGTCATAACATGATTCCCTTGCTTCTCATCGTCCTGAAGTTCACGAGCCCATACACGATATTTGAGGCATTATCATAATGCCTGAGCCTGTTCCTGAATCTGTTACCCATTATGTTGAACTTCTTTACCCTGCTTATAGTATGCTCAACCTTGACCCTCTTCGGGAGTAAGCTTGAAAATTGTGTAAGTGGAGGTGATAGGTATGATAGAGGAGAAAGAGAGCAATAAGAGGAAGGATAGCAAGCCAAAGCTTGATGCTGAAATGATGGACCTGATAAACAAAGCAGCTGACTCACATAGAGAGGATGAAGCAGGGAGAGAAGATAGGAATAAGCACTGTGATCGAGGAGGTGATGTCAGCAGTGATGAAGAGGGAACGTGAAATATTCCTGCAGCATGTTCCAG
Proteins encoded in this region:
- a CDS encoding dual specificity protein phosphatase 23; this translates as MSAPGNLWRKIYGAIAKKPTNFSWVIESTLAGSGMPTSREELNWVRENGIRAVLTLTEEPLPEEWLDGIDYLHVPTINGAAPDIGDIDRAVNFIDRNLKNNRATMVHCAAGKGRTGTILVAYMMKFRNMDVRQAMESVRNKRPGSVENGSQEIALSLFEKYLRNKL